In Candidatus Methanomethylicota archaeon, the genomic window GTATTGAGAGATGGAGCATACTTCATAATGATTGTAGGAGATTCTGCTCCTTATGGAGTTCATATACCGACAGATGAATACTTAGGTAAAATAGGCGTTGCCATAGGATTCAAATGGTATAAAATCTATGTCATCAGGGAAAGAGGATGCAAATGGAAATATGTGGCAAATACGGGAAGAAGACATGGAGTAAAGCTTAGGGAAAGTCTTGTTCTCTTCCAGAAATAAATTCATCAAGTTTCTGAGTTTTCTCGGCTTCAGGACAAATGTAGGTTAATGAAAGTTTTTCTTCAGGGTCTTCACAAAATATATGTTGCTTAAACCATAACATTAACTTTTCCTTAATTTCTGACTTCTCGATAATACGCTCTTTAATTCTTTCAAGATCATCACTAGAAAGTCGTTGAAAATTTTCCCACGAAATCCTTGGAATTTCCATATCTTTTTCATCCCATGTAAACCTTATTCCAAACTCTGAAAGTACAGAATCAAGCAGTTCAGGCTCAACGCTTATCACATCTATACAAGATGTAGAAATCATTCTTTTTGCTTCCTCAGTCCATCCAGGACCAACCAATATAACTAATCTACGCTTGATCTCGGGATAAGAGGCTTTTAACCTATTATGCGCAACAACCACCCAACTTCCTTTGTCTCTCGCATGTTTCTTATACCGGAGATATTTAACATCAATTAAAGCAATAATTTTATTACCCTCTAGAATTGGTATATCGATTTCAAACTTTATCCCTACTTTGTCTGAAATCTTTTGGCGATGAACACCCATGCTTAAACCATAGGGGGTTATTATATCTGTGATAACCTTCCTCACAGCTTCCTCAACCAAATGACCTACAGCTTCTCCAAGAGCGCTAGCAGGAGACTTCATTTTTGACATGAGGCAAAATTACCAATAGGCACGTCATATTTATGTATTTTCAGCCTCGACATCAATCCCATATTGCGTAAAAATCTTAGAACCTCTTTTTCCGAAATTGCGTGTGATTCTCCGCATCGGATCATCAATCTCTTTTTGGTTAAAATTTCCCCTTATAGAAATATTGGAAGCTCAGGCTCTTCACGATAAAATCTCAAAAAAGATAATTAAAAGACAAGCCGTCATCCCTGCTTGCTTCACCCCCTCTGTTTTCTGGATCTTAAAAAGAGAATTGAAAGCCACGTCTCTGTTTAATTCTTGCTTGGGAGATGGAGAGCTTGACAAGCATCATTCATGTTCCTGATCCCATTCCATGTCCAATTATCTCGGAAATCAGCCCTCCCCCAT contains:
- a CDS encoding methyltransferase yields the protein SRILNKIKRTKSGKKDYDIMIVAYFNDMLKAMKEIYEVLRDGAYFIMIVGDSAPYGVHIPTDEYLGKIGVAIGFKWYKIYVIRERGCKWKYVANTGRRHGVKLRESLVLFQK